The window GTAAGCGCGATGAGCACGGACGCCCCGAAGAAGACCAGCAGCCACGACATGGTTTCACGGTAGCGGCGGGCGTCAATCGGATTGTCCGGGCAGCTCCGGCTCCGGCGGCAGGACGGTGATGGCGACGCCGCTGGGCGGGGTCGGGGTGTCGGCGTAGGCGAGCGACGGGTCCGCCCATCCGTCGTTCGTCGGGAGGTGGGCGAGCACGGCCGCGACGCCGGCCAGCGCGGTGGCCACGATCAGCAGCCACATCCCGCTCGCGACGACGACTTCGAGGTCCACGCCGTCCGCCATGGCCGACCACCCGAGCCCGCTCATGCCCACGGTGGTGACGACGCCGGCGGTGAAGAACGCCCCGGCGGTGACCAGCCACCGCCCCCGCTCCGGCCGTGAGAAGGCGACGAAGGCGGCGGCGACCAGCAGGACGACGGCGAGGATCAGCGGCACCCCGACGGGCGAGGCGGCCTGGTCGGTGGCGGCTTGCCCGGGAATCTCGATGCGGCTCCCCCAGGCGGTCTCGGTGACGGTGAGCTGGGCTTCGAAGAACCCCTGCCGGACGCTGAGGTGCTGCTGGAGCCGGAAGAGCGGCAGGAAGCAGCCCCCGACGGCCAGGAGCGCGGCCAGCGCGGTGAGGGCCGGTGGGAGGAAGCGCCGGAGCCCGGTTCCGGCGGGTGCCGTGGGCGGTGAGGCCGGTTCGGCTGCGGGAGCGGCTGGGCCTGGTTGCGCTGGTTGCGCTGGTTGCGCTGGTGGTCCGGATAGTCCCGGTAGCTCGGCGACCGGGTACGGCAGCTGCTCGGCCGGTGGGGGTGCTTGCGTGGGGAAAGCGAGCGGGTCTGCGGGCGCCGCCGCGCTCAGGTGCGCGGGTGCGGATGGGAAGTCGAGCGGATCCGCGGCCGACTGCGCGGTTTCCGCTGGAAAAGCCAGCGGGTTCCCCGTCGGCAGCGCGCTTCCGGCCGGACCAGCGGACGGCGCCTCAGCCGGGAATGCGGGTCGGCGGTCAGGTGCGGCGTCCGCCGGAGCAGCCTCGGCCGGGAAGGCGAGCGGGTCCGTGGCCTCCGCCGGGGAGGCGAGCGGCGCCCCCGTGCCCGGCTCCACTCCCGTGAGCTTCGGGGCCTCGACCGGGAAGCTCAGCGGCGATCTCCCGGCCTCGGACGGCGGATCGGGCGGCTCCTGCGACGGTCTGTCCACCCTGCGATCCTCCGTCCGGATCCGCGCCGCGGCAAGGAGCCTGTCCGGTCAGTCGTCCTGCGGGGGCAGGACCGTGATCGCGACGCCCGACTGCGGCGTCGCCGTGTCCGCGAACGCCGCCGCCGGGTCGGCCCACTCCGGACGCGCCTCGGCCGGCCCGCGGTGGCTCAGCGCCGCCGCCAGCGCGGCGGCCAGCACCGCGGCCACCAGTACCCACACGCCGGCCAGGACGGTCGTCTCCCCGTGCGGCGGCCGGTCGTCGAAGAGACTGCGGGCGCCGTCCATGACGATCGTGCAGACCGCGCCCGCGAGGAAGGCCGCTCCCCCGGTCGCCGTGCGGCTCGCGGCGACGCCCGGCCGGCGGGCCGCCGCCTGGCGGATCGTGAGGACCAGCGCGACCAGGAGGATCGCGCTCGCCAGCACCAGCGGCAGGCCGAGCGGCGCGGCCGGCGAGCTGAGCTCCGCCTCGCCCGGGAACGCGAAGTCGACCCGCCAGGCACGCAGGGTCGAGCGCGCGACGCCGTCGGCGTCGCTGCTCACCGGCTGCTCGGTGCGGAAGAACGGCAGGAACGTCCCGGCGACCGTCAGCGCGAGGGCGAGCGCCACGAACACCGGTGCCCGGAACGCCCGGCCACGACGGCTGAAGTCCACCCCGCCGATCCTTCCGCCGGGCCGCGGTGACCACAAGCGCGCCCGGGAACGCCGAAGGCCCGCCTGGCGAACCAGACGGGCCTTCGGACGAGCTACAGCTCAGTTGGTGGTGGCGGAGCCACCGGCCGCTTCGAGCTTCTCCTTGGCGGAGCCGGAGAAGCCGTCGGCGGTCACGTCGAGCTTGACGCCGTTGACGTCACCGTTGCCGAGCACCTTGACGAGCTTGCCCTTGCGGACGAGGCCCGCGGCGGCGAGCTCTTCGGCACCGATGGTGCCACCGTCCGGGAAGACGCGGGCGATGTCGCCCACGTTCACCGGCTGGTACTCGGTGCGGAAGCGGTTCTTGAAGCCACGCAGCTTCGGCAGCCGCATGTGGATGGGCATCTGCCCACCCTCGAACCCGGCGGGCACGTTCTTCCGGGCCTTGGTGCCCTTCGTACCGCGACCGGCCGTCTTGCCCTTCGAACCCTCACCACGACCGACGCGCATCTTCTCGCGCTTCGAGCCCGGAGCCGGGCGCAGGTGGTGGATCTTGATGGCCGTCATGCCTGGACCTCCTCGACCTCCACCAGGTGGCGGACGGTGTGGATCAGGCCGCGCACCTGGGGGGTGTCTTCACGCACGACGCTCTGGCGGATCTTGCGCAGCCCGAGGGTGCGCAGCGACTCGCGGTGAGCGTGCTTCGTGCCGATCTTGCTCTTGACCTGGGTGACCTTGAGCTGAGTCATCGTCAGACCCCCTGGCCCGCACGCTGGCGCAGCATCCGGGCCGGCGCGACGTCCTCGAGCGGGAGACCGCGGCGGGCCGCGACCTCTTCGGGACGCTGCAGGCCCTTCAGGGCCGCCACGGTCGCGTGCACGATGTTGATCGCGTTGTCGGAGCCGAGCGACTTCGACAGCACGTCGTGGACACCCGCGCACTCCAGCACCGCGCGCACCGGGCCACCGGCGATGACGCCGGTACCGGCGGACGCCGGACGGAGCAGCACGACACCGGCGGCCTCCTCACCCTGGATCGGGTGCGGGATGGTGCCGCCGACGCGGGGAACGCGGAAGAAGTTCTTCTTCGCTTCCTCGACGCCCTTGGCGATGGCCGCGGGAACTTCCTTGGCCTTGCCGTAGCCGACGCCGACCTGACCGTCGCCGTCACCGACGACCACCAGGGCGGTGAAGCTGAAGCGACGACCACCCTTGACGACCTTGGCGACGCGGTTGATCGTCACGACCTTCTCGAGGTGCGGGGTCTTGTCCTGGGCCGCCCCGCCACGGCCGCTGTCGCGCCGGTCCCGGCGGTCGCGACGGTCACCGCGGTCGTTGCCGCCCTGCCCGCCGGGTCCACCCTGGCCGCCGCCGAATTGCCGTGTACGTCCCGGCATCAGGCTTTCCTTCCATTAACGAGCATCTGCATCAGAACTCCAACCCCGCCTCACGGGCGGCGTCGGCGAGCGCGGCGATGCGGCCGTGGTAGGCGTTGCCCCCACGGTCGAACACCACAGCCGAGATCCCGGCGTTCTTCGCGCGCTCGGCGACGAGCTGCCCGACCTTGGCGGCCTTGGCCTTCTTGTCGCCGTCGAACGTCCGGAGGTCCGCCTCGAGGGTGGACGCCGAGACCAGCGTGTGGCCGACCAGGTCGTCGATGACCTGCACGGCGATGTGCCGCGAGGACCGCTTGACGACCAGGCGCGGACGCTGGTCCGTGCCCGAGACCTTCTTGCGGAGGCGGAAGTGCCGACGGGCCTTCGCGACGCGGCGGCGGGTCGAGATGTCCTTGCCCACCGGCTTGCGCTTCGTAGTCGTGTCGCTCATGATCACTTACCCGTCTTTCCGACCTTGCGGCGGATCTTCTCACCCTCGTACCGCAGGCCCTTGCCCTTGTACGGGTCCGGGCGCCGCAGCCGGCGGATGACCGCCGAGATCTGGCCGACCTTCTGCTTGTCGATGCCGGAGACCGAGAACCGCGTCGGGCTCTCCACCTTGAAGGTGATGCCGTCCGGCGCCTCGATCTTCACCGGGTGGCTGTAGCCGAGGGCGAACTCGAGGTCCGAGCCCTTGGCCTGCACGCGGTAACCGACACCGTGGATCTCGAGCTTCTTCTCGTAGCCCGCGGTCACACCCACGACCAGGTTGTTCACCAGGGTGCGGGTGAGGCCGTGCAGAGCCTTGCTGGTGCGCTCGTCGTCCGGGCGCTTGACCAGCAGGGTGCCGTCGTCGTCGCGCTCGACCGTGATCGGCTCGGCGACGGTGTGCTCGAGGGTCCCCTTGGGGCCCTTGA of the Amycolatopsis sp. NBC_01488 genome contains:
- the rplR gene encoding 50S ribosomal protein L18 → MSDTTTKRKPVGKDISTRRRVAKARRHFRLRKKVSGTDQRPRLVVKRSSRHIAVQVIDDLVGHTLVSASTLEADLRTFDGDKKAKAAKVGQLVAERAKNAGISAVVFDRGGNAYHGRIAALADAAREAGLEF
- the rplF gene encoding 50S ribosomal protein L6, which encodes MSRIGKLPVAVPSGVEVTINGQHISVKGPKGTLEHTVAEPITVERDDDGTLLVKRPDDERTSKALHGLTRTLVNNLVVGVTAGYEKKLEIHGVGYRVQAKGSDLEFALGYSHPVKIEAPDGITFKVESPTRFSVSGIDKQKVGQISAVIRRLRRPDPYKGKGLRYEGEKIRRKVGKTGK
- the rpsE gene encoding 30S ribosomal protein S5; its protein translation is MPGRTRQFGGGQGGPGGQGGNDRGDRRDRRDRRDSGRGGAAQDKTPHLEKVVTINRVAKVVKGGRRFSFTALVVVGDGDGQVGVGYGKAKEVPAAIAKGVEEAKKNFFRVPRVGGTIPHPIQGEEAAGVVLLRPASAGTGVIAGGPVRAVLECAGVHDVLSKSLGSDNAINIVHATVAALKGLQRPEEVAARRGLPLEDVAPARMLRQRAGQGV
- the rplO gene encoding 50S ribosomal protein L15, coding for MTAIKIHHLRPAPGSKREKMRVGRGEGSKGKTAGRGTKGTKARKNVPAGFEGGQMPIHMRLPKLRGFKNRFRTEYQPVNVGDIARVFPDGGTIGAEELAAAGLVRKGKLVKVLGNGDVNGVKLDVTADGFSGSAKEKLEAAGGSATTN
- the rpmD gene encoding 50S ribosomal protein L30 — its product is MTQLKVTQVKSKIGTKHAHRESLRTLGLRKIRQSVVREDTPQVRGLIHTVRHLVEVEEVQA